In Chthonomonadales bacterium, one genomic interval encodes:
- the rimO gene encoding 30S ribosomal protein S12 methylthiotransferase RimO, whose amino-acid sequence MPEVQAQPGVQVITLGCPKNEVDSEEMLGVLDGEGYALRAADEPTDVVVVNTCGFIESAKRESVDAILEAVERKKAGSVSRVIVAGCLAQRYRDELAAEMPEVDAFVGTGQMAAIGRAAAPSVDGAGRIALVPERPRHRWVDAPSRPLSAAPWMAYLKISEGCDHRCTFCAIPSFRGPHVSKPLERVVAEARYLVARGARELNLIAQDSTQYGHDLYGRSALPELLRALSDVDGARWLRVFYCYPSRVTPEVIAAIAETPRVCQYIDMPLQHADSDILRAMRRPMSARGYLDLVRRLRDASPDVAIRTTFIVGFPGETEEQFASLLRFAEEARFDRAGAFEFSAEDGTPASALPGRVPLRVKRERMGRLMRLQQGISLERNRAWVGRELEVLVERPAPPQDARDGGAAHGGRSAAVPASMAGRSFRDAPEIDGEVRVGGAEGARPGDFVRVRVTRAHTYDLEGVATPASMEERA is encoded by the coding sequence ATGCCCGAAGTACAAGCGCAGCCCGGCGTGCAGGTGATCACCCTCGGCTGCCCCAAGAACGAGGTGGACTCCGAGGAGATGCTCGGCGTGCTCGACGGCGAGGGGTACGCCCTGCGCGCGGCCGACGAGCCGACCGACGTCGTGGTTGTGAACACCTGCGGCTTCATCGAGTCGGCCAAGCGGGAGAGCGTGGACGCGATCCTGGAGGCGGTGGAGCGCAAGAAGGCCGGCTCGGTGAGCCGCGTGATCGTGGCTGGCTGCCTGGCTCAGCGCTATCGCGACGAGCTGGCCGCGGAGATGCCGGAGGTTGACGCGTTCGTTGGCACGGGCCAGATGGCCGCGATCGGACGGGCCGCGGCGCCTTCGGTCGATGGCGCGGGCCGCATCGCCCTCGTGCCCGAGCGGCCGCGCCATCGCTGGGTGGACGCGCCGAGCAGGCCGCTGTCAGCAGCGCCGTGGATGGCCTACCTCAAGATCAGCGAGGGATGCGACCACCGGTGCACCTTCTGCGCCATCCCATCGTTCCGCGGACCGCACGTGAGCAAGCCCCTGGAGCGCGTGGTGGCGGAGGCCCGATACCTCGTCGCCCGCGGCGCGCGCGAGTTGAACCTGATCGCCCAGGACTCGACCCAGTACGGACACGACCTCTACGGCCGGAGCGCGCTGCCCGAGCTCCTTCGCGCTCTCTCCGACGTCGATGGGGCGCGCTGGCTACGCGTGTTCTACTGCTATCCGTCGCGCGTGACGCCCGAGGTCATAGCGGCCATCGCGGAGACGCCCCGCGTGTGTCAATACATCGACATGCCGCTGCAGCACGCCGACTCGGACATCCTGCGGGCCATGCGCCGCCCCATGTCCGCCAGGGGCTACCTGGACCTGGTGCGCCGGTTGCGTGACGCCTCGCCCGACGTGGCGATCCGGACCACGTTCATCGTCGGTTTTCCCGGCGAGACGGAGGAGCAGTTCGCCAGCCTGCTGCGTTTCGCCGAGGAGGCGCGGTTCGACCGGGCCGGCGCGTTCGAGTTCTCAGCCGAAGACGGCACGCCGGCCAGTGCCCTGCCCGGCCGGGTGCCGCTTCGCGTGAAGCGCGAGCGTATGGGCCGCCTGATGCGGCTGCAGCAGGGCATCTCCCTGGAGCGCAACCGCGCCTGGGTCGGCCGTGAGCTGGAGGTGCTGGTGGAGCGGCCAGCCCCCCCGCAAGACGCTCGGGATGGCGGCGCGGCGCACGGCGGCCGGAGCGCGGCCGTGCCGGCGTCGATGGCGGGCCGCTCGTTCCGCGATGCCCCGGAGATCGACGGCGAGGTGCGGGTGGGCGGCGCGGAAGGGGCGCGGCCCGGCGATTTCGTGAGGGTCCGCGTCACGCGGGCGCACACCTACGACCTGGAGGGCGTCGCGACGCCCGCGAGCATGGAGGAGAGAGCGTGA
- a CDS encoding glutamate--tRNA ligase, with the protein MRVRYAPSPTGAPHVGNVRTAIFNWLMARRTGGVFVCRLEDTDRDPARYRPEHVAEIEESLRFLGIVPDEWWVGGGPVGPYIQSERLERYRAAANRLVEQGRAYRCYCTEERLKEMRDAQVAAGAPTGYDRRCRDLAPAERGRLEAGCTPSVVRLAIPIEGRTQYRDLVYGDISVENRQIDDQVLLKSNGWPTYHLAVVVDDHEMGITHVIRGEDWQPSTPKQVLLYEALGWEPPAWVHVPLIVGSDRKKLSKRHGATRFMEFAREGYLPEALLNFLVLLGWSAGDENRELLTVAELMERFGIEGFSRNPAVFDYEKLRWMNGEYIRRAAPERLATLCLPYLEAAGLLASPPTSTERALLREVIPLVAGRLRVLGEVTDAASFFFRAPAEPEEKGRRKWFTGARAADILDRALAALQDRGDPLTPDGAEAMVNAVAADMDVERAPVIHTLRMAATGRTVGPGLFETLAVLGPDRLRERLAHAKTWVTA; encoded by the coding sequence TTGCGCGTGCGTTACGCGCCGAGCCCGACCGGCGCACCCCATGTCGGCAACGTGCGGACCGCCATCTTCAACTGGCTGATGGCCCGCCGCACGGGCGGCGTCTTTGTGTGCCGCCTGGAGGACACCGACCGCGACCCGGCGCGCTACCGTCCCGAGCACGTGGCCGAGATCGAGGAGAGCCTGCGCTTCCTCGGCATCGTTCCCGACGAGTGGTGGGTTGGCGGCGGCCCCGTCGGTCCGTACATCCAGTCCGAGCGCCTGGAGCGCTACCGCGCCGCCGCCAACCGCCTCGTGGAGCAGGGCCGCGCCTACCGCTGCTATTGCACGGAGGAGCGCCTGAAGGAGATGCGCGATGCGCAGGTGGCGGCCGGCGCCCCCACGGGCTACGATCGGCGCTGCCGCGACCTGGCGCCCGCGGAGAGGGGGCGACTGGAGGCCGGCTGCACGCCGTCGGTGGTGCGCCTGGCGATCCCCATCGAGGGGCGCACCCAGTACCGCGACCTGGTCTACGGCGACATCTCCGTGGAGAACCGACAGATTGACGACCAGGTGCTCCTGAAGTCCAACGGCTGGCCCACCTACCACCTGGCTGTCGTCGTGGACGACCACGAGATGGGCATCACCCACGTGATCCGCGGCGAGGACTGGCAGCCGAGCACCCCAAAGCAAGTGCTTCTCTACGAAGCCCTGGGATGGGAACCGCCGGCGTGGGTGCACGTCCCGCTGATCGTCGGGTCGGACCGCAAGAAGCTCTCCAAGCGGCACGGCGCCACGCGGTTCATGGAGTTCGCTCGCGAGGGCTATTTGCCGGAGGCGCTCCTTAACTTCCTGGTGTTGCTGGGGTGGTCGGCGGGAGACGAGAACCGCGAGTTGTTGACAGTCGCTGAACTGATGGAACGCTTCGGCATCGAGGGCTTCAGCCGTAACCCGGCGGTGTTCGACTACGAGAAGCTGCGGTGGATGAACGGCGAGTACATCCGCCGCGCCGCTCCGGAGCGCCTGGCCACGCTGTGCCTGCCCTACCTGGAAGCCGCGGGGCTCCTCGCCAGTCCGCCCACCTCGACGGAGCGCGCCCTTCTTCGGGAGGTGATTCCGCTCGTGGCCGGCCGCCTGCGCGTGCTCGGCGAGGTGACGGACGCCGCCAGCTTCTTCTTCCGCGCCCCCGCCGAGCCGGAGGAGAAGGGGCGCCGAAAGTGGTTCACTGGCGCGCGCGCCGCCGACATCCTGGACCGCGCCCTCGCGGCGCTCCAGGATCGCGGTGACCCGTTGACGCCAGACGGCGCCGAAGCGATGGTGAACGCCGTGGCCGCCGACATGGACGTCGAGCGCGCGCCCGTGATCCACACGCTACGCATGGCGGCCACGGGCCGCACGGTGGGCCCCGGCCTCTTCGAGACGCTGGCCGTGCTCGGCCCGGACCGGCTGCGTGAGCGTCTCGCGCACGCGAAAACCTGGGTGACCGCTTGA
- a CDS encoding amidohydrolase family protein translates to MEIVDVNTLFGPLTTSSTDLSVDELAGLMREHSVRNCCTLSTIGVMLDPMVGNAATRAACSENASLLPVATINPQGYFGGAGPHTRLRADGFKMVRFFPGAQGWEPDYAPFHALLDDLAAEHLPVMVEVDRPGTSTHLVRAAGAYPGPLILAGVDVQTLAEAVALMRSHPNLHVETSRLLAMGAVRHGAEQVGAGRFLYGSGAPLRPMASGLAALRFSGLLEGERAMVLGQNARELLAL, encoded by the coding sequence ATGGAGATCGTCGACGTCAACACGCTGTTCGGACCGCTGACCACGTCCTCCACCGACCTCTCGGTGGACGAGCTCGCCGGACTGATGCGCGAGCACTCGGTGCGCAACTGCTGCACGCTCTCCACGATCGGCGTGATGCTCGATCCGATGGTGGGCAACGCGGCGACGCGCGCGGCCTGCTCGGAGAACGCGAGCCTCCTCCCCGTGGCCACCATCAATCCGCAGGGCTACTTCGGCGGCGCCGGCCCGCACACCCGATTGCGCGCCGATGGGTTCAAGATGGTGCGTTTCTTCCCGGGTGCGCAGGGCTGGGAGCCGGACTACGCCCCCTTTCACGCGCTGCTGGATGACCTGGCCGCGGAGCACTTGCCGGTGATGGTGGAGGTCGATCGGCCCGGAACGTCCACGCACCTTGTCCGAGCCGCGGGGGCCTACCCCGGTCCGCTCATCCTGGCGGGCGTGGACGTGCAGACGCTGGCCGAAGCGGTGGCGCTGATGCGCTCGCACCCGAACCTCCACGTTGAGACCTCCCGGCTCCTGGCCATGGGCGCGGTGCGGCACGGCGCGGAGCAGGTGGGCGCGGGGCGGTTCCTGTACGGCTCGGGGGCCCCATTGAGGCCCATGGCGAGCGGGCTGGCGGCGCTACGCTTCAGCGGTCTGCTCGAAGGCGAGCGCGCCATGGTGCTCGGGCAGAACGCCCGGGAACTGCTCGCGCTGTGA
- a CDS encoding amidohydrolase family protein, with translation MPVFDIHSYLGGSLIPGLAANTAHVTQAMQERAIDGAMLISARAREVDPLAGNRILKAMVEQSPALVGCLVTHTNRAEASITVMRELMTFRKFVAMLLVGPTADEPVQKVLADDILNAYRRFGKPLFLYAPNAAAVSFALEIARGYPMLRVVLLGMGGRDWRSAVAAAHAATNVLLETSGAMDRAKLPAAAQAVGAHRIVFGSGTPTTDAGAAMGLVEDSRLSAETRELILGVNARRLLGLEEDAG, from the coding sequence GTGCCTGTATTCGACATCCATAGCTACCTTGGCGGCAGCCTGATCCCTGGGCTTGCCGCCAACACGGCCCACGTGACGCAGGCGATGCAGGAGCGCGCCATCGACGGCGCCATGCTGATCTCGGCCCGCGCCCGCGAGGTCGACCCACTGGCGGGCAACCGCATACTTAAGGCCATGGTCGAGCAGTCGCCGGCGCTCGTAGGTTGCCTGGTCACCCACACGAACCGGGCCGAGGCGTCGATCACCGTAATGCGGGAGCTGATGACCTTTCGCAAGTTCGTCGCCATGCTCCTGGTGGGCCCGACGGCCGACGAGCCGGTGCAGAAGGTGCTGGCGGACGACATCCTGAACGCCTACCGGCGCTTTGGCAAGCCCCTGTTCCTCTACGCGCCCAACGCGGCGGCGGTGAGCTTCGCGCTCGAGATCGCGCGAGGGTACCCGATGCTGAGGGTCGTGCTCCTGGGCATGGGCGGCCGTGACTGGCGCAGCGCCGTGGCGGCGGCCCATGCCGCCACCAACGTGCTGCTGGAAACGTCGGGCGCCATGGATCGCGCCAAGCTGCCCGCGGCCGCGCAGGCCGTCGGCGCCCATCGGATCGTCTTCGGTTCGGGTACGCCGACGACGGATGCCGGGGCGGCGATGGGGTTGGTGGAGGACTCCCGCCTCAGCGCGGAGACCCGCGAGCTGATCCTGGGCGTCAACGCGCGGCGGCTTCTGGGGTTGGAAGAGGATGCGGGCTAG